The Streptomyces sp. NBC_01197 genome window below encodes:
- a CDS encoding acyl-CoA dehydrogenase family protein: MTDQSPPASGVARAAQDVASLAALRVDQAEDDRQLSAEVVRAIVTAGFARHFVPADHGGSAGTFTELSAAVAAIGARCAATAWSASLVANLARMAAYLPEEGRKEVWKDGPDTVIVGGVSPIGRARAEGDGWRLSGKWPYISVVDHSDWALVCGVTSTGDGYEPRLFALPRDAYAIEKTWSDIGMRATGSNTLAADDVFVPARLSFPVRDLVEGGGPGPVPPCHAVPLQAVNGLSFCLPILGAAEGALEHWSAYATKKIRAWSPSRPGPGPARGFYEEVLARCSGEIDAARLLLERAARVADTGAGITSVETARNQRDCALAADLLVGAVNRLFRASGTAGHSADSPLQRMWRDVNSAAGHVVLQFGPCATAYTDRALGLADGRPAHK, encoded by the coding sequence ATGACCGACCAGTCTCCGCCCGCGTCAGGGGTGGCACGAGCCGCGCAGGACGTCGCGTCCCTTGCCGCCCTCCGGGTGGACCAGGCAGAAGACGACCGGCAGTTGAGCGCCGAAGTCGTGCGGGCGATCGTCACGGCGGGATTCGCCCGCCACTTCGTACCGGCCGACCACGGAGGAAGCGCCGGCACCTTCACGGAACTGTCCGCCGCGGTCGCCGCCATCGGCGCCCGGTGCGCGGCGACGGCCTGGTCCGCCTCGTTGGTCGCGAACCTTGCCAGGATGGCGGCCTACCTGCCGGAGGAAGGGCGCAAGGAGGTCTGGAAGGACGGGCCCGACACCGTGATCGTCGGCGGCGTCTCCCCCATCGGGAGGGCGCGCGCGGAGGGTGACGGATGGAGGCTGTCGGGGAAGTGGCCCTACATCAGCGTCGTCGACCACTCCGACTGGGCGCTCGTGTGCGGTGTGACATCGACCGGTGACGGTTACGAACCGAGACTCTTCGCGCTGCCCCGCGATGCCTACGCCATCGAGAAGACGTGGTCCGACATCGGGATGCGGGCCACCGGGAGCAACACCCTGGCCGCCGATGACGTGTTCGTACCGGCCAGGCTGAGCTTTCCCGTCAGGGACCTGGTCGAAGGGGGCGGCCCCGGGCCCGTCCCCCCGTGCCACGCGGTTCCGTTGCAGGCGGTGAACGGACTCTCGTTCTGTCTGCCGATCCTCGGCGCCGCCGAGGGCGCTCTGGAACACTGGTCTGCCTACGCCACGAAGAAGATCCGCGCCTGGTCGCCCTCCAGGCCCGGGCCCGGCCCCGCTCGCGGGTTCTACGAGGAGGTGCTGGCCCGGTGCTCCGGCGAGATCGACGCCGCGCGGCTGCTGCTGGAACGGGCGGCCCGGGTCGCCGACACGGGTGCGGGTATCACCAGCGTGGAGACGGCCCGGAACCAGCGGGACTGCGCTCTTGCGGCAGATCTCCTGGTGGGCGCGGTGAACCGGCTGTTCAGAGCCTCAGGAACCGCCGGTCACAGCGCCGACAGCCCACTCCAGCGGATGTGGCGGGACGTCAACTCGGCGGCAGGACACGTAGTGCTCCAGTTCGGTCCCTGCGCCACCGCTTACACCGATCGGGCGCTCGGCCTGGCCGACGGCCGGCCTGCCCACAAGTAG